From the genome of Spirulina subsalsa PCC 9445:
AATAAAGAGTGATGAGGTACTTTTTGAAAAAGTTCATCATATAACTGAGTATATAAATGCTCTTGTTGTCGCTGTTCAATGGTGGAACTTAGTAATTTCTGAGCTAATTGTTTTTCAATTAAATAGTGTTCAGTAATTTGCTCAAGGGTTCGTTGCTCTTTCAGGGGGATTTTAATTTTTAAGCTCATACCAGTCACCTCAATTTGCTTTATTCTAATCAAGGTTTTCTCCCAGAGTCCCTCAACTTTAGAAAAGTTGATGAAAAACAGTAGCTGCAAAGCGTTCAGGGGAATGTTGACGTGCTAGGTCTGCCATTTTACTGGGATTTCCCCAGATTTTTGCTCTTTGGGGGTGATTTTGTGTTCCCGTAGCGTTGGGTAGTCCGGGGGAACGATTTGGTGGAGAGGAATCGGTTAAAAATTGAGTAAATCCTTGAGCAATTGCACTTGGTTGACTACTATCTATAGTTAATCCTAATTCATAGCGTTGAACCATTTGACCCATTAGGCCATAATTAGAACTGAGAACAGGTTTTTGAGTAGCGGCCGCAAGGAGCAAAATTCCACTCATTCCCACATGACGCTGATAGGGGGCTAAAATAACATCGGCGAGTTGGAAATATTGGGAAACTTCAAAGTGAGGGATAAATTGGTAGTGTCGGACAATTTGGACGGGGTGGTTTTGACAGAGATTGTCAATTTTAGGGTTGAGATCATCAGCAATGTTAGACTCTCCCACTAAGAATAAACAGAGTTTTTGTGCTAAATGATCTGGGAGTTGTGCGATCGCCTCTAACAAAGGATAAACCCCTTTTCTCTCGTTCAACGCCCCAAATAGCAAGAAAATCTGCCGTTGAGAATCTATTCCCCGCGATTGACAAAACACCTCTCGTTGTACCGTGACAGGGGGGATTTCTTCTACGGGGTCAGGAACGTGGACAATTTTATGAGAAGATGACCACTGGCGAATAGAATCTAAAACGAAGGGATCTAAACTTAAAAGTTTTGTGAACTTGGCTTGACTTAGAACCCGAAATAATAGCCATTTTTCCCAAGAGAGTTGTAGAGACTCACGAAGTGTTAAAGGAGAATCAGACCACTGGGGATAGTGAAAACGAGGACGGAAATAGATGCCAGAAAGAGAACAAAAAGAATCTAATCCCAAGGCTAAAGGTAAAATATAGGTATCTAAATAGAGAATTACACAATGCTTGACTTGCAGTTGTTTAGCATAGCGTTGTAAGAGTCGCCATTCCTGAAAATTTCGCCGTTGGCGACCCCATTTAGACTGACGAGAAGCTAAAGCGGTTTCTTCTTCTGAAGTAATGGCTACAAACTCAATTGAATCAGCACCATCCGCTAATTGAACGACTTCAGGATGTTCTGTTAAGAAACGGGGAGATACCACAAGATAAAGAAAATTGACCGTATTTTGAGCTAACCAGTAGCTGATGAGATGACGAATATAATTGGGATGATGACCTCGGATAGAAAGGTCAAACAACATGATACTGGTCTGAAAATCCTGTAAAGACGAATTCAAGAATTGGGACATTACGATTTGAGTTAAAATAGGATAGAGCTTGCTGAATAACTTTACTCGTGGGGCTAGGAAACAGGAAACAGGGAACAGGGGGAATCGGAAAAAGGCAAGCCTTTTTGATAATTTATCCCTAAAACCTAGCAGTTTCTCGCTCTTAAAACGGCTAAAAGTCCTAATAACACGGCTTAGAGAGATATTCAGTAGAACCTAGGATATTTTCTAAGCCTAACCTATTTGCGGTGTATGTGGGCAAAATTTACCCAAAAATTTGGGTCTATGAATGAAAAATACATTCGCCTTTAGGCAGGGGATTGTCAACTACTTTGGGGCGCAGGGAAAGTAACGTCTCTAGAGAGACTAGCCTCTGCTTGGATGGGGAAACCTATCTCAGATTAAATGTTTAGTTGCTCTTTCGCCCGATGTTCATGCCAACGAATCATAATAATCATAGTAATAAAAAGAGTATAGCCCGGTTCTTCCATTTGGGAAAAAATGAACCCACAGGAGGCAACAGATAAAATAGTAAATCGGCAAAAATCATCTTTACAAAGATAAGCCCAGACCACATAGCCTAAAAATAAGTAACTAGCCAATCCTAACCAACCTGTATCTCCCCAAATTCCAGCCCACCCCCAAAGGGGAGAAAACATACTAGATTGATCTCCTAACCAACTGTTCATCACCGCTTGCCATGTCTCAAAAGTGGCTGGGTGAGAAGTAACACCTAATGGACCTAAGAGATGTTCATATTCTCGAATCATCCACCCTCCTAAACGTCCCACGGTATGCCCTGGTCCTAAACCGAATAAATGATGTAAGGGGGTAGTCATGTGAGAAGAAATGATGCGAATGGAAGCCGTTTTGAGTAAGGTGGCTTCTCCATCAGGGCCATAAATTTCGGGTCTTGCCCAAGTGTTAAAAGCCGAACAAGCGGGAATATTTTGGGCGCAAAATAATAATCCGTAAGCGGCTAAAAATCCTCCGATTAACCATTTAATAGCTTCAACAATACTGGCGAATTTAGTCATAATTAATAAGCCTGCTCCCATAAATAGAAATAGCATCACTTGTTTGCTATCAGATACTAGCATTTGCCAAAATCCCCAGACTAGGGGTAGTATTCTTTTCCATAGGGGAGCATTTTTTTCACTGACCCAATAATACAGACCAAAGGTTAAGGCAACAGATGAGCCAACGACATGGCCTGCTCCAGATTCGTAGAAGATTCCTTGAATATAGTCAGGATTCCAATATTTGGGGTGCATTTTTAATTGGACAAATAGAATATATTGGGCGGTTGCCCAGATGAGATTACAAAAGCCGAAACGAATCACCCACTTTCTGAACCAAGAAACACGCTCTGGATTCATGGGAACACAGGTCATTGTTAGGGCTAGGATAAAGGGTTCTCCAAAAAGTAGGAAGTTAACAATAACATTAATAATGCCAGCATCGTTGAGTAAAGCACTAGCAAACATAACCCAAAGAAATATAAATAAGCCTGCAAAAAGCATCCAAGAAGTAGTTAATTGCTGCGGATCTTTGGAACGACTTTTAGTTAAGGCAATCCAACAAGCTAAGGGAATGGTAGCAAAGTGGGCAAAGTTAATAAAGGAGGGGAAACCTAGGGTATCTAGAACTCGGGAAAAATAGGCACTGGCAAAGGCTAGGAGAATGAGCGTAGAAGTTTGAATATACCCTCTATTCTCTTCTTCTGAAAATTGTGCTTCATAGAGTTGATTTAAGCGAGGATTCATCAAAAACTCCTTGTGGAAACCCCCACCTCGCCGCACAGGTGGGACTAGAGCAAAATTACTAATTCAGGTTTGCGGAACATCCTTCTAAGCCCTGTTACTAGGACTTTCGATTGGGAGCGAGAAACGGCAAGGTTTTAGGGATAAATAATTACAAAGGCTTGCTTTTTTCCGACTCCCCCTGTTCCCTCGCCTTACGATTAGAGTAATTCAGCAAGTCCTCACTAGGGTCTGCGTCGGGAGGATGGGAGAGGGTGCTGTTGAATGATTTCTCTAACTCGGTAAATTGGTCGATCTTGAGACTCATGGTAGGTGCGCATCATTAATTCGGCAAGGAGTCCAAAGCTGAAGAGTTGAAGACCTGTGAGGAGGAGTAGGACGGCGAAGATGAGTAGGGGGCGATCGCCAATATCTTGACCCAAACCTAGCTTAAGGACGGTGAGGTAACTGGCGAGGATGATCCCGAGTAGGCTAGAAACAATCCCTAATAGCCCAAAAACGTGCATAGGACGGGTCAAAAACTTCTTCATGAAGTAGACGGTAAACAGATCCATCATGACCCGCAGCGTGCGTCCTAGGCCGTATTTGCTGCGTCCATGTTGGCGAGGGTGATGGCTGACGGGGAGTTCAGTAATACGAGCGCCTTCGATAAAGGCGAGGGCGGGGAGGAAGCGGTGGAGTTCTCCGTAAAGGTTAAGGTCGGCGGCGATTTCGGCTCGATAGGCTTTGAGGGAACAGCCGTAATCATGGAGTTTAACACCGATAATTTTCCCGATGAGCCAGTTGGCTATTTTGGAGGGGAGGAGGCGGGTCAAGGCGGCATCCTGACGTTTCTCACGCCATCCACTGACGAGATCATAGCCTTCGTTGAGTTTGGCGAGGAGTCGGGGAATATCGGCTGGGTCGTTTTGGAGGTCGCCATCGAGGGTAATTATGACTTGTCCTTGAGCATGATGAAATCCGGCCGACATGGCGGCGGTTTGACCGTAGTTTCGACGGAGTAGGATGGCTCGGAGTTGGGGAAATTGTCGGGAGTGGGTTTTGAGCCATTCACCCGAACCGTCTTGAGATCCGTCGTCTACGCAGATCAGTTCGTAGGTCAATCCGGTGTTGTGGAGACTTTGGGCGATCGCCTCTAGCAGCTGAGGGAGGCTTTCCACTTCGTTGTAAATGGGGACAACAATGGAGAGTTCAGGGGTAGACAGCGCTAGATTTTGGGTGTAATCAGACGAGTGAACAGGCTTCATAAAGACCTCCGGGAAACCCCAGTGCCTTGTGCCTGGGGAGGGATAGGAGCATCGATTGAGTGGGGTACGGCTTCGCAGTTATCTGCTACGATGCCCCCGAAATCGACACACAATCAAAGTACCTCACAGATAACCTTATCCCGACATCGAAATGGCTAAGGTGCTGGTTCAAACAAAGGATACTGGGGCGCAGGGGGAAGGGAGACGAGGAATTAAGACTTATTCCCGATTTCCTGTTCCTTGAACTTTCAGATAAATCGTTTTTAGCTGCTCATAGTTTTGTTCGGCTGTATATTTTTGCAAAAATTCGGCTCGGGCGTGGTTTCGCATGGAGTGGAGGAGGTGGGGATGGGCGATCGCATGATTAACTTTACTCGCTAAATCTGAACTATCACCGGGGCGGAATTTCAAGCCTGTCACCTCATCTTGGACTAATTCCGCGATCGCCCCAATATCCGACGCTATCACCGGAGTTCCTTTAGCAAACGCTTCCACCGCTACCCGACCAAAGGTTTCATACCATTTGGAGGGAAACACTAAAAACAAGGCCTCTCCCATTAACTCGTAAACCTCCGCAAGGGGCCGTCTGCCTAACCACTCAATATGGGGAAAACGTTCCGTGGCCTGAACCACCCAATCTTGTAGGGGACCGTCCCCCACAATTTTCAAGGGTACCCGCTTCCCTAACTTTTCCCACGCCGCCAATAAAACATCTAATCCCTTTTCCACCGATAACCGCCCCACATATAACCCATAGCCCCCCTGGCCTTGACCCGCCCCGGGGTCAGGAGCGACAAAATTGGGCTTCACGACGATTTTCTCCCCCGGTAAACCGGCCTCAATAAACTTATCGCGGGCAAATTGACTTAAGGCAATAAACTGATTCACCTGTTTAGACCAAGTTTGTAAAAGGCGATGGGTGGTGATCATCGCGGCCGTTACCCCAGTGGCCAGACGGTTATCCCGGTAGCAAGCGTGAACAATACCGGGGTAAGGAATCAACTGACCCAAACAGTCTTCACACACTTGACCTTGGCGGAAAAATAGCCCATTGGGGCAAAGGAGACGGTAATTTCTCAGACTTTGGACTACGGGGACTCCTTCCGCCTTGGCCGCATAATAAACCGAGGGGGAAATTAGGGGGAAAAAGTTTTGAACGTGAACTACATCAATCTGGTGCTGGCGGATTTTATCCCGCACAATCTGATAAGACTCCCCAGACCAAATCGTGCGACCCGCTAATTGCAGGGAATTGAAAGCCTTCATCCGTTCTTCATCATTGGTTTCTTGGTAAGACTCGACGAATTCTCCCCCTCCACGTAATAACCGTTCTTCTGCGGCTGAGGATTCATCTTCCCCCCCTCGAATCCGATATAAGTTATGGACGATTAAGATTCTCATAAATTTCTTCTAAACGGCGGGTTTGTTGCGCTCGGTTAAAATGCCTCACCATCTGTTCTCGTCCCCCTTGGCTAAACTGTTGCCATAAGTCGGGATTTTTGAATAGTTCTAAAATGTATCCTCCCAGTTCCTGACTGTCTTGTTCTGCCGTGAGAAATCCCGTTTTTTCGTGCAGAACCGCTTCGGGAATGCCAGCGTGATAGGTACTAACCACCGGGAGTCCCATAGCTTGGGCTTCTAAAATGACATTGGGTAATCCTTCCGAGTCTCCTTCTGGGGAAGTAATGCTTGGAGCCGCTAATACGTGGGCTTGATTCATCCAAGCTTTGACCACACTTGGGGGTTGAACCCCTAGAAATTGATACCGTTTTAAGCATTGCTGGGCAAGGGTTTCTAGGTCAGTTCTCAGGGGGCCATCCCCAATCATCACTAATTCCACATCGGGTAATTGCCTTTGAACGTCGCTCATGGCGAGTATGAGAAATTTAACCCCTTTTTTTTCGGTTAAACGACCCACAAATAAAACAATCGGCCTACGGGGAATCTGAGGATTGGGGCTAAATTTCTCGATATCAACCCCGTGATAGTGGGTGATGATTTTTTCGGGGGGAAAACCTTGTTCTAACAGCTTTTGGTGTAGGAATTGACAGACCGTGAGGAAAAGGTGACTGTCTCGCTGGAGTTGGGGTAGGCGTTGAAAATAGAGCCAGTGATTGAGGGAGGTATAGCGGGCGCAATCCGCTCTGATTGTGGCATCTGCGCCCCGATAATGGACAATTAGGGGAATTTTGAGGGATTTTGCCCAAGGTAGGGCTAAAGTGCCACTGAGTCCAAATTGAGCATGAATGAGTACCGGGTCAAGGGCGCGGATTTGGGAGTAGAGTTGAGGCGCAAATCCGGTGAGTTTAAAGAGTTGTTCTTGGAGTTTACCCCCTAGTCCCCCTTGATTGACTACCCAAGTCCGCTCCTCCGGTAATTCTAACCCCTCCACCCGTCGTGACCCCACATAATACCCCTTGAACTCTTGAAACTGTTCCACCGGGTCGCGAATAAAAGTTTGAGAAGAGGGAAGTAATAAACTACTAAAAATAATCACATTTTTCATCAAGAACCTCCGGGACTTTGGAAACCCTGTCTCTTCAGAGCAGGGAGGAGTCAACAGATCTCTAGGAAACCGTATCCCCTTGTGGATGGGGTAATTGATTGATCAATCTTCGCGTAGCGTTGCCAACACTGTTGAAGCATCCCGTTGAATATTGGTGCGATTATCATCATAGATTTGTAGCGTATCTAAGTTCAAATGACGACTCAGGCGTTGGGCTGCCCGAACATTGCCTCCCGAGGCATCTAAAAAGGTTGTAATACTAGCATGGCGGATGCGATTGGGACTGATTCGCTTGGGAATTCCCGCTTGTTGCGCAATCACACGAACAATGCGTTCAAGCGAGGCCGGATGTAAGCGCTGTCCCACTGTCGATCGATTGAGGGAACTAAACAACGGGTCTTGGGGTCGAGTTTCCCCGCGAGTTGCTAACCAGTCTTCAATCGCTGCAATTGTCGAAGGTGTTAACGCAATACACTCCCGTTGAGTTCCCCTCCCCTTGCTCAAAATCATCAACTGTTTACCTTCGGGATCAAAATCCCGTACTTCGGTATTCACCAACTCCCCCCGTCGGAGGGCATTGTCCCACAATAAACATAACATCGCGTAATCCCGCTTGCCTCGGATCGAGGAGCGGTCACACTGCTGGAGCATTTGTTTAAACTGCTCAGGACTAATTCCCGTAGTATCGCGATACTTCGTCACTCTTTCCCCTCGTACCCCCACCAACGTCCAGTCACAACAGCCTACCTGATGGGCGTAATTGACCAAACTCCGCAAGGCTGATAAACGTCGATTCACCGTGGCTTCCGCCAATCCCCGTTGAATCATAGAAGCCTTATACTCTAACGCAATGGATAGTGCACTAAAGCGGTCTAACTGGAGAAACTGAAGAATTAACTCTTCGGATAACTCCTCCCCTGCCATAGTCTGAAAAAAGTCCTTTAAATCCTTAAGATACGCCCGACAGGTATTCGGTGATCGCTTACCTGCCAACAACTCCGCTACTAGGTCTCGATTTCGTCGTCGGAGAAAACCGTGACTGAGCTGTGTCAGTTTGTTTTGGGTCATGTAAAATCCTCCGGGAGATGGGAAACTGCCATTTTCAAATGGCAGAGGAAAATCGACGCCGTTTCGTCCGTACCAGAGCCTCGATTCAAGCCAAACGCACCAAGGGAGCGAAAAGGCTCCTGAGAAGGCTCTCCTGGAAGGAATCGAGGTTTCAAGCGTGGGTTAACGTGATTCTTGTTGATCCGCGCTACAGGAGCCAGACGTGCGCTCGATGCCACCATATTCACCCGGAGCGGGGGAAATTTTATCGGAAGGGTAAGGTTTTCAAGTGTGGGCATTGTGGTTTCGAGATTGACGCGGATTGAAATGGGGGGATGAATATCGCTTCTTTGGGGGCATCTGTAAGCTGTCCCGAACGCTCGGTTTTCGTTTGTCAATTAGAGGGACAACTTTGGTTGTTGTCGGACTTCGGAAACTAGGGCGAAAGCCCCGTCTCTTTAGATCAGGGTAAGCTTACTGCTAATCTGAACCCCTCAAAAGTTAATTAAGTGTGATAATCCCACTTTTCTTTCTCAATTCTACCGGAAGGGGCGATTTGCGAGTTCTGTTCTAAAATCTGTTGACACTCTTGGGCGATTTGCCATAATTCATCGGGGGTCAGGTTTTGCTGGAGGGCGGTCTGGAGTTGGGCGATCGCCTGTTCCCAAACTGCTAAGGTCGGCACTTGACCTAAGACGGCCATAATTTTGGGGTGTTCGGTCTGTCCGGTCTGTTCGCTGCTACAGATGAGGGATTCGTGGAGTTTCTCCCCCGGTCGCAGTCCAGTAATTTGGATGGCAATATCCTCCCCTGGGGTAAAACCGGCTAGTTGAATCATTTGTTCGGCTAGGTCATAAATTCGCACGGGAGTTCCCATATCTAAGATCAGGGTCTGACCGGATTGACCTACGGCAAGGCTCTGAATGACCAATTGGGAGGCTTCGGGGGTGGTCATGAAGTAACGGGTCATGGCGGCATCGGTGACGGTTACAGGGCCGCCTCGGGCAATTTGGGCCTGGAAGATGGGAACGACACTGCCCCGACTGCCGAGGACATTGCCAAAGCGCACGACGAGAAAGCGGGTGTTGGCGGTCGATTCAGGGCTAGGACTCTCGGGTTTTGTGGGATGTCCGGAGTTGACTGCCTTGTTCTCTGTCAGGGAGGGATTATCCGTTTGTGAAACGTTGTGTAGCAA
Proteins encoded in this window:
- a CDS encoding glycosyltransferase, producing MSQFLNSSLQDFQTSIMLFDLSIRGHHPNYIRHLISYWLAQNTVNFLYLVVSPRFLTEHPEVVQLADGADSIEFVAITSEEETALASRQSKWGRQRRNFQEWRLLQRYAKQLQVKHCVILYLDTYILPLALGLDSFCSLSGIYFRPRFHYPQWSDSPLTLRESLQLSWEKWLLFRVLSQAKFTKLLSLDPFVLDSIRQWSSSHKIVHVPDPVEEIPPVTVQREVFCQSRGIDSQRQIFLLFGALNERKGVYPLLEAIAQLPDHLAQKLCLFLVGESNIADDLNPKIDNLCQNHPVQIVRHYQFIPHFEVSQYFQLADVILAPYQRHVGMSGILLLAAATQKPVLSSNYGLMGQMVQRYELGLTIDSSQPSAIAQGFTQFLTDSSPPNRSPGLPNATGTQNHPQRAKIWGNPSKMADLARQHSPERFAATVFHQLF
- a CDS encoding glycosyltransferase family 2 protein, which produces MKPVHSSDYTQNLALSTPELSIVVPIYNEVESLPQLLEAIAQSLHNTGLTYELICVDDGSQDGSGEWLKTHSRQFPQLRAILLRRNYGQTAAMSAGFHHAQGQVIITLDGDLQNDPADIPRLLAKLNEGYDLVSGWREKRQDAALTRLLPSKIANWLIGKIIGVKLHDYGCSLKAYRAEIAADLNLYGELHRFLPALAFIEGARITELPVSHHPRQHGRSKYGLGRTLRVMMDLFTVYFMKKFLTRPMHVFGLLGIVSSLLGIILASYLTVLKLGLGQDIGDRPLLIFAVLLLLTGLQLFSFGLLAELMMRTYHESQDRPIYRVREIIQQHPLPSSRRRP
- a CDS encoding tyrosine-type recombinase/integrase codes for the protein MTQNKLTQLSHGFLRRRNRDLVAELLAGKRSPNTCRAYLKDLKDFFQTMAGEELSEELILQFLQLDRFSALSIALEYKASMIQRGLAEATVNRRLSALRSLVNYAHQVGCCDWTLVGVRGERVTKYRDTTGISPEQFKQMLQQCDRSSIRGKRDYAMLCLLWDNALRRGELVNTEVRDFDPEGKQLMILSKGRGTQRECIALTPSTIAAIEDWLATRGETRPQDPLFSSLNRSTVGQRLHPASLERIVRVIAQQAGIPKRISPNRIRHASITTFLDASGGNVRAAQRLSRHLNLDTLQIYDDNRTNIQRDASTVLATLRED
- a CDS encoding glycosyltransferase translates to MRILIVHNLYRIRGGEDESSAAEERLLRGGGEFVESYQETNDEERMKAFNSLQLAGRTIWSGESYQIVRDKIRQHQIDVVHVQNFFPLISPSVYYAAKAEGVPVVQSLRNYRLLCPNGLFFRQGQVCEDCLGQLIPYPGIVHACYRDNRLATGVTAAMITTHRLLQTWSKQVNQFIALSQFARDKFIEAGLPGEKIVVKPNFVAPDPGAGQGQGGYGLYVGRLSVEKGLDVLLAAWEKLGKRVPLKIVGDGPLQDWVVQATERFPHIEWLGRRPLAEVYELMGEALFLVFPSKWYETFGRVAVEAFAKGTPVIASDIGAIAELVQDEVTGLKFRPGDSSDLASKVNHAIAHPHLLHSMRNHARAEFLQKYTAEQNYEQLKTIYLKVQGTGNRE
- a CDS encoding glycosyltransferase — translated: MKNVIIFSSLLLPSSQTFIRDPVEQFQEFKGYYVGSRRVEGLELPEERTWVVNQGGLGGKLQEQLFKLTGFAPQLYSQIRALDPVLIHAQFGLSGTLALPWAKSLKIPLIVHYRGADATIRADCARYTSLNHWLYFQRLPQLQRDSHLFLTVCQFLHQKLLEQGFPPEKIITHYHGVDIEKFSPNPQIPRRPIVLFVGRLTEKKGVKFLILAMSDVQRQLPDVELVMIGDGPLRTDLETLAQQCLKRYQFLGVQPPSVVKAWMNQAHVLAAPSITSPEGDSEGLPNVILEAQAMGLPVVSTYHAGIPEAVLHEKTGFLTAEQDSQELGGYILELFKNPDLWQQFSQGGREQMVRHFNRAQQTRRLEEIYENLNRP
- a CDS encoding zinc ribbon domain-containing protein, translating into MAEENRRRFVRTRASIQAKRTKGAKRLLRRLSWKESRFQAWVNVILVDPRYRSQTCARCHHIHPERGKFYRKGKVFKCGHCGFEIDAD